Proteins from a genomic interval of Chroococcidiopsis thermalis PCC 7203:
- a CDS encoding RidA family protein, whose amino-acid sequence MKRFINQLQLGKISVWLLAIVCASLIGLQIFGIHLQAVAKPTSPKEVVFYGSPTSSIASAVAVPEDQAYYWTSGTVPPVINPDAPLRTRDRYGDTKTQAIGILERIQALLADVNLKLSDVVYLRVYLVADPAMDNQVDYQGWFDAYAEYFNNPENPVKTARSTLAVAGLVDPGWLIEIEAVAVYPKR is encoded by the coding sequence ATGAAACGCTTCATCAATCAACTTCAACTTGGAAAAATTAGTGTTTGGTTATTAGCAATTGTTTGTGCTAGCTTAATTGGTCTGCAAATATTTGGGATTCATCTTCAAGCTGTAGCCAAACCAACTTCACCGAAAGAGGTAGTGTTTTACGGTTCGCCAACCTCTTCAATTGCTTCAGCCGTCGCCGTACCGGAAGACCAAGCTTACTATTGGACGAGTGGCACAGTCCCACCAGTGATTAATCCCGATGCTCCACTGCGGACGCGCGATCGCTATGGCGATACAAAAACTCAGGCGATCGGTATTCTAGAACGAATTCAAGCTTTGTTGGCAGATGTGAACCTGAAATTATCTGATGTGGTCTATCTGCGCGTTTATCTGGTGGCAGATCCCGCAATGGATAATCAAGTCGATTACCAAGGTTGGTTTGATGCCTACGCTGAATATTTCAACAATCCAGAAAATCCAGTCAAAACAGCTCGTTCTACCCTGGCTGTGGCTGGTTTAGTCGATCCTGGTTGGTTGATTGAAATCGAAGCCGTTGCCGTTTATCCCAAACGTTAA
- a CDS encoding caspase family protein — MARVALLIGVSDYGPGFNWLPGVGKDLVAMQRVLQHPEMGGFTEVEILKNPDPLTMQLAIATLFNAQTRQPDDLVLLYFSGHHVSDRYGRFYFPTRLTCKNPNGELVAPTAIPSHLIKNIMNDSLAEQQVVILDCCADNSTVIDGWTQNPMIGNLQQQLGGIGRVILTAGNTATECSHKGFELSTYTHYLVEGIETGAADLDRDRTISVAEMHQYIRRRLGETSTNLAPNIHAFDDPQQIYLAKATIRRTALWWLENATLNTAIVAHSKGTDDRGTDWEADRQSTVAVLTSEMQEKTVEDDLVQRQPKSWLGAVTLTVLAILGIAYGATRWQDLRQLSMSETIAADTTYNHQVPTVLEHVHTVWSLAFSPDSQILASCGNDRAIKLWSLKTGELIRTILDAHAGAIWSVAIDPGGDKLISGSSDRTIKVWDLQTGEPIRTLRGHTDTVRAVAVSPDDKHIVSGSSDRTIKVWDLSTGVLLRTLSGHTSAVRAVAISPNGYTIVSGGADNLVRVWNLNTGQLLSTLQGHTSRVIAIAMSPDGNIVASGGNDNTIRLWNLQTGDLLHTLKGHSDHINSLTFRADGQVLISGAEDHSIKLWNPRSGELLNTLSKHDEDVYAVAISPDGKTLASADKAGEIKLGQ, encoded by the coding sequence ATGGCTAGAGTGGCATTGCTGATCGGCGTAAGCGATTACGGACCTGGTTTTAACTGGTTACCTGGAGTTGGAAAGGACTTGGTAGCAATGCAACGGGTCTTACAGCATCCAGAAATGGGTGGTTTTACAGAGGTAGAAATCCTCAAAAATCCCGATCCACTGACAATGCAATTAGCGATCGCAACTTTATTTAACGCCCAGACACGCCAGCCGGATGACTTAGTATTATTATATTTCTCCGGTCATCACGTCAGCGATCGCTATGGCAGATTTTACTTTCCCACTCGCTTAACTTGTAAAAATCCCAACGGAGAACTGGTTGCACCGACTGCAATCCCATCTCATCTAATTAAAAATATCATGAATGACAGTCTGGCAGAACAACAGGTTGTCATTCTCGATTGTTGCGCCGACAATTCTACTGTGATAGATGGATGGACGCAAAATCCCATGATTGGCAATCTCCAACAGCAGTTAGGAGGAATAGGTAGGGTAATATTGACGGCTGGAAATACAGCAACAGAATGTTCTCATAAGGGATTTGAACTCTCAACATATACTCATTACTTAGTAGAAGGAATTGAAACTGGCGCAGCAGATTTAGATCGCGATCGCACAATTTCTGTAGCAGAAATGCATCAGTATATTAGGAGAAGACTAGGAGAAACATCGACAAATTTAGCACCAAATATACACGCATTTGACGATCCGCAGCAGATTTATTTAGCTAAAGCAACCATTAGAAGAACAGCACTTTGGTGGTTGGAAAATGCAACGCTCAATACAGCGATCGTAGCTCATAGTAAAGGTACAGACGATCGAGGTACAGATTGGGAAGCAGACCGTCAGAGTACGGTAGCAGTTTTAACTAGCGAAATGCAGGAAAAAACGGTAGAAGACGATCTCGTTCAACGCCAACCAAAATCTTGGTTGGGGGCAGTTACACTGACAGTTTTGGCAATATTAGGGATAGCTTATGGTGCAACTCGCTGGCAAGATTTGCGCCAGCTATCCATGAGCGAAACTATTGCCGCAGACACGACATACAATCACCAAGTACCGACAGTACTCGAACATGTTCATACTGTTTGGTCGCTGGCTTTTAGTCCTGACAGTCAAATTTTAGCTAGCTGTGGTAACGATCGCGCAATTAAGTTGTGGAGTTTAAAAACTGGAGAATTAATTCGGACAATTCTTGATGCTCATGCAGGTGCAATTTGGTCGGTAGCGATCGATCCTGGCGGAGATAAATTAATTAGCGGTAGTAGCGATCGCACGATTAAAGTTTGGGATTTGCAAACCGGGGAACCGATCCGTACCTTGCGGGGACATACAGATACAGTTCGTGCTGTGGCTGTGAGTCCCGATGACAAACATATTGTCAGCGGTAGTAGCGATCGCACGATTAAAGTTTGGGATTTAAGTACGGGAGTTTTACTACGAACTTTGAGCGGACATACAAGTGCAGTTCGTGCCGTAGCAATTAGTCCTAATGGTTACACGATTGTAAGTGGTGGTGCAGACAATTTAGTCAGAGTTTGGAATTTAAACACGGGACAATTACTCAGCACGCTACAAGGGCATACTAGCCGAGTCATTGCGATCGCCATGAGTCCCGATGGAAATATAGTTGCCAGTGGTGGAAATGACAACACAATTAGGCTGTGGAATTTACAAACTGGAGATTTATTACATACTTTGAAAGGGCATTCAGACCACATTAATTCTCTGACTTTTCGAGCGGACGGACAAGTACTAATTAGCGGTGCAGAAGACCATTCCATCAAATTATGGAATCCGCGATCGGGCGAGCTGCTCAATACTTTAAGCAAACACGATGAAGATGTTTATGCAGTAGCTATAAGTCCCGATGGTAAAACTCTTGCTAGTGCAGATAAAGCAGGGGAAATTAAACTGGGACAGTGA